In one window of Amblyomma americanum isolate KBUSLIRL-KWMA chromosome 9, ASM5285725v1, whole genome shotgun sequence DNA:
- the LOC144104586 gene encoding trypsin-like, which translates to MRNALCFFLLVYCAAVEVLTDTINHKDCGRGQPISRIVNGRAITKFQVPWIVYVQIANKWAPNNITEAMCGGSIISEIYVLTAAHCVDIDGKRPFWTRVYYNTSEMLQGPSEAVDKYVVHPDFTWDTLANDIALLKLRSPIAFDRSVRPVCLPKHPLSLIHRHAIVAGWGRVSEEGDPSQNLLFISRLVLPYDMCKFGFVTKEQAVAFNTSMVICTSARGKDSCQGDSGGPLTMWSKLAKTVQIGLVSFGVGCARGEKPSIYTRVSFYVPWIEKEIAKVDQKHSGGERADNAVHRVHLKGRTNSRLLRLQESRQDSTSSLASTLFPVPCFLSKRK; encoded by the exons ACTGCGGGCGGGGACAACCTATAAGTCGAATCGTCAACGGCAGAGCGATAACGAAGTTTCAGGTGCCTTGGATT gtCTATGTGCAGATAGCAAACAAGTGGGCGCCAAATAATATAACAGAAGCCATGTGTGGTGGAAGCATCATATCGGAAATCTACGTTCTCACAGCAGCGCACTGCGTTGATATAGA CGGAAAAAGGCCATTCTGGACTCGGGTATACTACAACACCTCCGAAATGCTGCAAGGTCCTAGCGAGGCAGTGGACAAGTATGTCGTTCACCCCGACTTCACTTGGGACACACTGGCAAATGATATAGCACTGCTTAAG CTTAGGTCACCAATTGCTTTCGATAGGAGCGTCCGACCAGTTTGTTTGCCCAAGCACCCGCTGTCATTGATCCATCGGCATGCAATTGTTGCTGGATGGGGAAGAGTGTCAGAAG AGGGAGATCCGTCTCAAAACCTTCTCTTCATAAGCCGGCTAGTTCTGCCCTACGATATGTGCAAATTTGGGTTCGTCACCAAGGAGCAGGCAGTCGCTTTCAACACTTCTATGGTGATCTGCACCTCTGCTAGAGGCAAGGACAGCTGTCAA gGCGACTCTGGTGGCCCACTAACCATGTGGTCCAAATTAGCCAAGACTGTGCAAATCGGGCTCGTTTCCTTTGGCGTTGGGTGCGCTCGAGGAGAAAAACCGAGCATCTACACTCGCGTGTCATTCTACGTGCCATGGATTGAGAAAGAAATCGCTAAAGTCGATCAGAAGCACTCCGGTGGTGAGCGTGCCGACAATGCTGTTCATCGGGTTCACTTAAAAGGAAGAACCAATAGCCGTTTGCTCAGACTACAGGAATCACGTCAGGACTCTACATCTTCACTCGCGAGCACACTCTTCCCTGTGCCATGTTTTCTTTCGAAGAGAAAATAG